From Candidatus Neomarinimicrobiota bacterium:
GGTGTCGACCGGAGCAGTCACCATTGTGGAACGGGGCCAGATGGCGGAGATCCTGGATGAGCAAGGGTTCCAGCAGACAGGGTGTGTCTCTTCCGAGTGTGCCGTAGAGGTGGGAAAACTGCTGGGTGTTTCCCAGATGGCTACCGGCTCCATCGGTAAGATCGGTACCAGCTATACCATTGATGTCAGAATGTTCGCTGTTGTTGATGGCGCCATTGTCAGGTCTGTTAATAGCACCTACAGCGGTCCCATAGATGGTCTTATTACAGAGATTGAAATGATTTCCTGGAAGCTCATCGGCCTTACCCCGCCGCCGGGTCGGTTTCCCGCATTGGACCAACAGGCTGCAACCCAGCCTGTAGCCCAGGCAACTGGTGAGGCACCAAAAAAACGGAGCAAGGGACTTCTCTGGATTATCTTACTGGCGGCAGTGGGTGGAGGTGGTTTCTATGCCTATGACTCAGGAATGCTGGATGACGTTCTCGGTCTGGGGCCGGAGCCGCTACCGGAACCGCCAACCATGCCCGGTAGCAATTAGT
This genomic window contains:
- a CDS encoding CsgG/HfaB family protein: MKPICVVLSWTMLIFSLPVPAVAQQNVREAQVDGQMVQQSTQGTGKLVVAIIDLEGRGISALEAQTLTDRMRSELVSTGAVTIVERGQMAEILDEQGFQQTGCVSSECAVEVGKLLGVSQMATGSIGKIGTSYTIDVRMFAVVDGAIVRSVNSTYSGPIDGLITEIEMISWKLIGLTPPPGRFPALDQQAATQPVAQATGEAPKKRSKGLLWIILLAAVGGGGFYAYDSGMLDDVLGLGPEPLPEPPTMPGSN